A stretch of the Hyperolius riggenbachi isolate aHypRig1 chromosome 11, aHypRig1.pri, whole genome shotgun sequence genome encodes the following:
- the LOC137537988 gene encoding uncharacterized protein: MEEAACRTPAAPADMEGLELLVARIRAEAGTRGPSWVTVQLAAMGAGTSAEAAADSAPLAAAEPSAPPAEAGEQRGEVRRQSRPPERLSPDPHAGARRRSGSPIRDPPPPPAKRTQKTRGSGGRNPTQHRDSSGAGPSSAAGSSHQQAARGDAAISPRAARQTKRAQHKDGHHTGAAPPSAAAAHHTQGGNRSSAAKGKSKGSAKKKRRQDSGLQQQQTRQEQHSRSLAHGDGSASEVDSVAEDDDGTAGGSGMTAGRDLRPGQPGPQVVVWIVGHSYVSRGARRADVRPEGRQLGFPRDQVRIRWIGFPGMVWPSLLPELHTLARLDRPPDILVLHVGGNDLAARSTRVVIKEVKFDFLRIRSLFPETIVVWSDIVARGYWRLANSVLKINKARIKLNKEVARFFIRNGGLAIRHFELEEEIELFLKRDGVHLNDIGMDLWALGIEDGIQRALRLGASRA; encoded by the exons ATGGAAGAAGCTGCTTGCCGGACGCCCGCTGCTCCCGCTGACATGGAGGGACTGGAGCTATTGGTTGCCCGGATCCGGGCAGAGGCAGGAACGAGGGGCCCCTCATGGGTCACGGTCCAACTGGCGGCCATGGGAGCAGGCACCTCAGCGGAGGCTGCGGCAGACAGCGCGCCGCTGGCGGCGGCAGAGCCCAGCGCTCCCCCAGCAGAAGCAGGTgagcagagaggagaggtgaggagacAGTCCAGGCCTCCGGAGAGGCTAAGCCCAGACCCCCATGCAGGAGCGCGGCGTCgctcagggagccccattagggacccTCCGCCCCCCCCAGCAAAGCGCACTCAGAAAACCCGGGGGTCCGGCGGGAGGAATCCCACCCAACACCGGGATTCGTCCGGAGCAGGGCCATCCAGCGCGGCCGGTTCCTCCCACCAGCAGGCAGCAAGAGGGGATGCGGCCATTAGTCCCCGCGCGGCGCGGCAGACTAAGCGGGCCCAGCACAAGGATGGCCATCACACGGGTGCCGCCCCTCCTTCCGCGGCGGCAGCCCACCATACTCAGGGCGGGAATAGGAGCTCCGCAGCCAAGGGCAAGTCGAAGGGATCCGCCAAGAAGAAACGCAGGCAAGACAGCggtttgcagcagcagcagacgcggcaagagcagcacagcaggagcctTGCACATGGGGACGGCTCTGCTTCCGAGGTCGATTCTGTAGCAGAGGACGATGACGGCACAGCGGGTGGATCCGGCATGACGGCTGGCAGGGACTTGCGTCCGGGGCAGCCAG GTCCGCAGGTTGTGGTCTGGATCGTAGGGCACTCCTACGTCAGCAGGGGGGCGAGAAGGGCCGATGTTAGGCCTGAGGGCCGGCAGCTCGGCTTTCCCAGGGATCAGGTACGTATCCGGTGGATAGGTTTCCCTGGGATGGTGTGGCCCAGCCTTCTGCCGGAGCTACATACTTTAGCACGTTTAGATAGGCCCCCCGATATCCTGGTGTTGCATGTAGGGGGGAACGATCTGGCCGCTAGGTCCACCAGGGTGGTCATCAAGGAGGTCAAGTTTGACTTCTTGAGGATCCGGTCCCTGTTCCCAGAGACCATTGTGGTGTGGTCAGACATTGTGGCCCGGGGTTACTGGAGGTTGGCCAATTCTGTCCTGAAAATTAACAAAGCTAGAATTAAGCTAAACAAAGAGGTGGCGAGGTTCTTCATAAGGAACGGAGGGTTGGCCATACGGCATTTCGAGTTGGAGGAGGAGATTGAACTGTTCCTAAAGAGAGACGGGGTGCATCTTAATGACATTGGGATGGACTTATGGGCCCTGGGCATCGAGGATGGGATTCAGCGAGCTCtgaggttgggggcctcaagggcaTAA